A region of the Gammaproteobacteria bacterium genome:
AGCAGAAATGGGGACAATTTCTAAAAAATTATGCATCCCTTGCATCTTTTGAATAATAGGCAACAAATCATATTTTGCTTTTATTTCATCAATTTTATTGAGTACCAATATGGTTGGGCGATCGACTTTTTTAATTAGCGCTAACACCGCTTCATCATCGCGAGTAAAACGTGTTGCATCCACTACCCACAACAATAAATCAACATCATATGCAGCATGAACCGCGGAACGATTTAAATAGCGATGTAAAGCACCTGGCGTCACATCGCGGTAGCCAGGGGTATCCACATAAATGGCTTGGGTATTTTTTTGAGTTTTAATTCCCAAAATATTATGCCGAGTAGTTTGAGCTTTTCTGGACGTGCTAACTAACTTTCTTTCCATAATCGCATTGAGTAATGTCGATTTACCAGCATTAGGTCTGCCAACAACGGCAATATGCCCACAACGTTTTTCAATGACCATTTTGAATCCTCTCTACCATTATTGCTGCAGCAGTTTGCTCAGCTTTTCGACGATTATTGCCCTGCGCTTGCGTGCATTCGTTTAATGCCTCGACGTGACATTCTATTGTAAAAAATTGACAATGTGCTTCTCCAGATTTTTCAATGACGATATATTTAGGCAAAGCCAAGCGACGCGCTTGCAGTAATTCTTGTAACTGGGTTTTTGCATCGACATGTTGTTGTTCTAAACTGATCATAGTTAACGTGTCACCGTACCAACGCAGAACACATCGTTGGCACGTTGCAAAATCACTATCGATATAAACAGCGCCAATTAAGGCCTCCACTGTACCGGCTAGAATTGAACTGCGATAATTACCAGCGACAA
Encoded here:
- the rnc gene encoding ribonuclease III yields the protein MISALGHVERILAYDFSDKSLLTQALTHSSAAKNNNERLEFLGDSILNFVVGNYLFHKFPEAQEGQLSRMRASLVKGEALAELAKKLTLSEFIVVGPGEIVVAGNYRSSILAGTVEALIGAVYIDSDFATCQRCVLRWYGDTLTMISLEQQHVDAKTQLQELLQARRLALPKYIVIEKSGEAHCQFFTIECHVEALNECTQAQGNNRRKAEQTAAAIMVERIQNGH
- the era gene encoding GTPase Era codes for the protein MVIEKRCGHIAVVGRPNAGKSTLLNAIMERKLVSTSRKAQTTRHNILGIKTQKNTQAIYVDTPGYRDVTPGALHRYLNRSAVHAAYDVDLLLWVVDATRFTRDDEAVLALIKKVDRPTILVLNKIDEIKAKYDLLPIIQKMQGMHNFLEIVPISALSNINVSDLEKTAEKYLPVQEFFYAENQLTDRTEAFLYAEMIREKIMRFLGEEVPYSVAVEIEQIVHEENLIRVAGLLWVERDGQKAIVIGDKGETLKRIGMEARLDMEKFAKKKVFLQLWVKVKEGWTENDEMIQSFGYES